Proteins encoded in a region of the Anoxybacillus amylolyticus genome:
- the rpsT gene encoding 30S ribosomal protein S20 — translation MANIKSAIKRAKTNEKRRAHNAAMKSAMRTAIKKFEALVEAKDVEKAQEAFVLASKKLDKAASKGLIHKNVASRQKSRLAKKLNSITA, via the coding sequence TTGGCAAACATTAAATCTGCAATCAAACGGGCAAAAACAAACGAAAAGCGCCGTGCTCATAACGCTGCGATGAAATCTGCAATGCGCACAGCAATCAAAAAATTCGAAGCGCTTGTAGAAGCAAAAGACGTAGAAAAGGCACAAGAAGCGTTCGTTCTTGCTTCGAAAAAATTAGATAAAGCGGCAAGCAAAGGCTTAATCCACAAAAACGTAGCAAGCCGCCAAAAATCTCGCTTAGCGAAAAAATTAAACAGCATCACAGCGTAA
- a CDS encoding DNA internalization-related competence protein ComEC/Rec2 produces MKGNIVYIAIAAILGVASGVQRFHSLHAIAISGYFFFLLLRKHLLFLPSLCAIVLFFLYTNSIERHNTTILPQDKTEFTVRFISPVMIDGDRLKAVVRTKEDEAVQLLYRLKSEQQQHELSQLAIGMVCTFRGNLEKPEPPRNFAAFNYRDYLHFQHIHWLVRPQSLSLQQCQHTPLTMYEKLLTVRQQGLRAIVDLFPPASAGIVQALIYGERTELEEDLQVGYQKLGLIHLLAISGSHVTLLVSACFYALIRFVTRETATIVLLLCLPVYMVLTGASPSVVRAVLMAMLFLILRYQKSSMVPLDILSVTCILMLALQPYALFQAGFQLSFIVSFALILSITTIAQHHSVFVRLSLTTFIAQVSALPFVLYHFFAVSLFSIPLNLLFVPLYSFLILPLSLLSVGISSLSLTVGAFFIRLLNGIIVATNELVIFLAEKDPFSFVLGRPSSVFLCCYGVAIVWAFRRMEQGKFQAFLYVALVAVWQASWPYMDKYGEVVFLDVGQGDCIYIELPYRQGVYLIDTGGAVSLPKQRWQIRTSEWDVGKQVVVPFLRAKGVRELTRLILTHGDMDHMGAATEVIQQIHVRELAIGKGAINETLAPVIAMAKKQHIAITELQKGDTWKVGNASFFVLHPAPTVSTSSDNNRSLVLYAKLGPLSWLFTGDLEKEGEQQVLSSFPHLHADVLKVGHHGSETSTSELFLQTVTPKLAVISVGKNNRYHHPHQIVLERLKAHHIPVLRTDEHGAIYYRYTKKTGTFMGMVP; encoded by the coding sequence ATGAAAGGAAATATCGTATATATCGCTATCGCGGCGATTTTAGGTGTAGCATCTGGGGTGCAACGCTTTCATTCGCTTCATGCCATCGCCATCAGTGGCTATTTCTTCTTCCTTCTTCTTCGCAAACACCTTCTTTTTCTTCCGTCGCTGTGTGCCATCGTTCTTTTTTTCCTCTATACGAATTCGATCGAGCGCCATAATACGACCATTCTTCCACAAGACAAAACAGAGTTTACTGTTCGCTTCATATCGCCTGTTATGATAGATGGCGATCGATTAAAAGCGGTCGTTCGGACAAAAGAGGATGAAGCCGTTCAGCTGCTATACCGTCTTAAAAGCGAACAACAGCAGCATGAACTTTCTCAGTTAGCGATCGGGATGGTTTGTACGTTCCGCGGGAACCTAGAAAAACCAGAGCCTCCTCGCAATTTTGCCGCCTTTAACTACCGCGACTATTTGCACTTTCAGCACATTCATTGGCTCGTTCGTCCACAATCGCTTTCGCTTCAGCAGTGCCAACATACTCCCCTCACCATGTATGAAAAGTTGCTTACAGTACGCCAGCAAGGGCTTCGCGCCATCGTTGACTTATTTCCTCCTGCGTCTGCTGGCATTGTGCAAGCCCTTATTTACGGTGAACGAACAGAGCTGGAAGAAGATCTTCAAGTGGGCTATCAAAAACTTGGGCTAATCCATTTATTAGCGATTTCTGGTTCGCATGTAACATTGTTAGTCAGCGCTTGTTTTTACGCACTCATTCGTTTCGTGACGCGAGAAACGGCAACAATTGTTCTTCTCCTTTGTCTTCCTGTATATATGGTCTTGACAGGTGCTTCTCCTTCCGTTGTTCGTGCAGTGCTCATGGCGATGCTTTTTTTAATCCTTCGATATCAAAAGTCCTCAATGGTGCCATTAGATATCCTTAGCGTAACATGTATACTAATGCTTGCGCTTCAACCGTACGCTCTTTTTCAAGCAGGATTTCAGCTGTCGTTTATCGTATCGTTTGCGCTCATTTTATCGATCACGACGATTGCACAACATCATTCGGTGTTTGTTCGTCTATCGTTGACGACATTTATCGCACAAGTTAGTGCGTTGCCGTTTGTGCTATATCACTTTTTTGCTGTTTCGCTTTTCAGCATTCCACTTAATCTTTTGTTTGTTCCACTTTATTCATTTCTTATTTTGCCTCTTTCGCTTCTTTCGGTAGGAATTAGCTCACTTTCATTAACGGTCGGCGCTTTTTTTATTCGCTTATTAAACGGAATCATCGTAGCAACGAACGAATTGGTCATTTTTTTGGCAGAAAAAGATCCTTTTTCGTTCGTGCTCGGTCGTCCGTCATCTGTTTTCTTATGTTGTTATGGGGTGGCAATTGTATGGGCGTTTCGCCGGATGGAACAAGGAAAGTTCCAAGCGTTTCTATATGTAGCGCTTGTTGCGGTGTGGCAGGCGAGTTGGCCATATATGGACAAGTATGGGGAAGTGGTGTTTCTTGATGTCGGTCAAGGGGATTGCATTTATATTGAATTGCCATATCGCCAAGGCGTCTATTTAATCGACACAGGTGGAGCGGTTTCGCTTCCGAAACAGCGGTGGCAAATACGAACAAGTGAATGGGACGTCGGAAAACAAGTCGTTGTCCCTTTTTTGCGGGCGAAAGGAGTGCGTGAACTGACCCGTTTAATACTCACCCATGGGGATATGGACCATATGGGAGCTGCTACGGAAGTCATCCAACAAATCCATGTCCGCGAATTAGCGATCGGTAAAGGAGCAATAAACGAAACGTTAGCTCCTGTGATTGCGATGGCAAAAAAACAACACATTGCGATAACAGAATTACAAAAAGGGGATACGTGGAAAGTGGGAAACGCTTCGTTTTTCGTTCTTCATCCAGCGCCGACCGTTTCCACCTCTTCCGATAATAACCGCTCGCTTGTGTTATACGCTAAACTCGGTCCATTATCATGGCTATTTACCGGAGATTTAGAAAAAGAAGGAGAGCAACAGGTGCTTTCATCGTTTCCTCATTTGCACGCGGATGTATTAAAAGTTGGCCACCACGGTAGCGAAACGTCGACCTCTGAATTGTTTTTACAAACAGTTACCCCGAAACTGGCCGTCATTTCCGTCGGGAAAAATAACCGCTACCACCATCCCCATCAGATCGTGCTCGAGCGGTTGAAAGCGCACCATATTCCCGTTTTACGCACCGATGAACACGGAGCGATTTACTATCGGTATACGAAAAAAACAGGAACCTTTATGGGGATGGTGCCATAA
- the hemW gene encoding radical SAM family heme chaperone HemW: MIQAAYLHIPFCTHICHYCDFNKVFLKGQPVAEYLQAMEQEMKRTVAQFPAERVQTIFIGGGTPTALDIRQLDFLLENIHRYLPCTVDKVEFTVEANPNELSREKLQCLKDAGVNRLSIGVQTFNDTLLRRIGRTHQTRDVWQAVETAKAVGFTNISIDLIYGLPGQTLEQLQKDLAVAFSLDVPHISAYSLIIEPKTVFYNLMRKGKLSLPSQDEEAEMYEETMKQMQQHGYVQYELSNYARSGFESQHNLTYWNNEYYYGIGAGAHSYMNGIRNVNIGPVKKYIELIEKGQLPYVERHEVNERERMEEEMFLGLRKIEGVSKQRFYEKFHRSLNDVFGDVIAKEKANGLLEETETHVRLTHRGKLLGNVVFEAFLHVS, encoded by the coding sequence GTGATACAGGCAGCGTATTTGCACATCCCGTTTTGTACGCATATTTGCCATTATTGCGATTTTAATAAAGTGTTTTTAAAAGGACAGCCGGTAGCGGAATATTTGCAGGCAATGGAACAAGAAATGAAGCGGACGGTTGCACAGTTTCCGGCGGAGCGGGTGCAGACAATTTTTATTGGCGGTGGCACACCGACAGCGCTTGATATACGACAGCTCGATTTTTTGTTGGAAAACATTCATCGTTATCTTCCGTGCACTGTCGATAAGGTGGAATTTACGGTAGAAGCTAATCCTAACGAATTATCGCGCGAAAAATTGCAGTGCTTAAAAGATGCGGGTGTCAACCGATTAAGCATTGGAGTGCAAACGTTCAATGACACGCTGTTACGCCGAATCGGCCGCACCCACCAAACGCGCGACGTATGGCAGGCGGTCGAAACAGCAAAAGCGGTTGGTTTTACAAATATTAGCATCGATTTAATCTACGGGCTGCCAGGGCAAACCCTTGAACAATTACAAAAAGATTTAGCAGTTGCATTTTCGCTCGATGTTCCGCACATCTCCGCCTATTCCTTAATTATCGAGCCAAAAACGGTGTTTTATAACCTGATGCGAAAAGGAAAGCTTTCTTTGCCGTCACAAGACGAGGAAGCGGAAATGTACGAAGAGACGATGAAACAAATGCAACAACACGGATACGTTCAATATGAACTAAGTAACTACGCTCGCTCTGGATTCGAAAGCCAACATAATTTAACGTATTGGAACAATGAGTATTACTATGGCATTGGCGCTGGTGCCCATAGCTATATGAACGGCATACGCAACGTCAACATTGGACCGGTGAAAAAATATATCGAACTCATCGAAAAAGGGCAGTTGCCATATGTGGAACGGCACGAAGTGAATGAGCGCGAACGAATGGAAGAAGAAATGTTTTTAGGTCTTCGAAAAATAGAAGGCGTATCGAAACAACGGTTTTACGAAAAATTTCATCGTTCGCTGAACGATGTATTTGGCGATGTCATTGCAAAAGAAAAAGCAAACGGGCTACTAGAAGAAACTGAAACGCATGTTCGCCTTACCCACCGCGGCAAGCTGCTTGGCAATGTCGTATTTGAAGCGTTTCTTCACGTCAGCTAA
- the spoIIP gene encoding stage II sporulation protein P produces the protein MNRLRSRLFVTVHGTSIKKIAVIAVLGWMMMFTLVGVLTSLKPEYRFSSSSVNNVVNHFPEETFVHLLSFENHYFLQNLPKERQHISYSSILFRTITSVNLNDPRSFLGRELPGFALYDSKIVVAGEGTDYTNMPYESAPPLEVMLAEREASLENLEKADEAQDEKPVPPPKMTTGGKKVVYIYHTHTYESYLPALKGVTDPDLAFHRTVNVTKVGKRLAEELEKRGIGAEESPVDIQKELAKRGMKYYQSYDMSREVVMEAMKHTRDLQYFIDIHRDSRPRKYTTVTINGTDYARVVFIIGGENPNYERNLQLATHLHQLLQKKYPGLSRGVIEKKGAETNGKFNQDLSGNAILIEFGGVDNTFEELFRTAAAVADVFSEYYWQAEKVQAPSPAQKK, from the coding sequence ATGAATCGGCTTCGTTCTCGGCTATTCGTAACCGTTCATGGGACAAGCATAAAAAAAATAGCAGTCATCGCCGTTTTAGGTTGGATGATGATGTTCACGCTTGTTGGGGTGCTGACGTCTTTAAAGCCAGAATATCGTTTCTCCTCGTCATCCGTCAATAATGTCGTGAATCATTTTCCCGAGGAGACGTTTGTTCATTTGCTTAGCTTTGAAAATCATTATTTTTTGCAAAATTTGCCGAAAGAACGACAACATATTAGCTACTCCTCTATATTATTTCGGACGATTACGAGCGTGAATTTAAATGACCCACGCAGCTTTCTTGGAAGGGAATTACCTGGCTTTGCCTTATATGATAGTAAAATTGTAGTTGCCGGAGAAGGCACCGATTATACGAACATGCCGTACGAATCTGCTCCCCCGCTTGAAGTGATGCTTGCTGAGCGAGAAGCCTCGTTGGAGAATTTGGAAAAAGCAGATGAAGCGCAAGATGAGAAACCAGTTCCTCCTCCAAAGATGACAACTGGTGGAAAAAAAGTAGTGTACATTTATCACACGCATACGTACGAATCGTATTTGCCTGCCCTAAAGGGGGTAACTGATCCGGATCTTGCTTTCCATCGAACAGTTAATGTTACAAAAGTAGGAAAAAGATTAGCCGAAGAATTAGAAAAACGAGGAATTGGAGCGGAAGAAAGCCCGGTAGATATTCAAAAGGAGTTAGCGAAAAGAGGAATGAAATATTACCAGTCGTACGACATGTCAAGGGAAGTCGTAATGGAAGCGATGAAACATACTCGTGATTTACAATATTTCATTGATATTCATCGCGATTCACGTCCGCGAAAATATACGACTGTAACGATTAATGGAACGGATTATGCTCGTGTCGTGTTTATTATTGGCGGGGAAAATCCGAATTACGAAAGAAATTTGCAGCTGGCGACACATCTTCATCAATTGCTTCAAAAAAAATATCCGGGGTTAAGCCGTGGAGTAATCGAGAAAAAAGGAGCGGAAACAAACGGGAAGTTCAACCAAGATTTATCAGGAAATGCCATATTAATCGAGTTTGGTGGAGTGGACAATACGTTTGAAGAGCTATTCCGCACGGCGGCTGCGGTTGCGGATGTGTTCAGCGAGTATTATTGGCAAGCAGAAAAAGTGCAAGCGCCATCTCCTGCACAAAAGAAGTAA
- the hrcA gene encoding heat-inducible transcriptional repressor HrcA — protein MLTDRQLLILQVIIDDFIRYGQPVGSRTLSKKEKITLSSATIRNEMADLEELGYIEKTHISSGRVPSEKGYRYYVDHLLSPQRLTQEDMSKIKSIFAERIYELEKLVQKSAQILSDLTSYTSIVLGPAVKENKLKQLQIIPLTKETAVAIIVTDTGHVENRVITIPEAVKAADLEKMVNILNERLVGVPLIDLKDKIYKEVANVLRLHIYSYDSMLKTIAETLDIPQEEKMFFAGKTNMLSQPEFSDIQKIRSLMTMIEQEKDFYRLLRKHRQKGIQVTIGRENQLRGMENCSLITATYSIGEEPLGTIAVLGPTRMEYSRVITILNRVASDLSAVLTDWYQNN, from the coding sequence TTGTTAACTGATCGCCAATTGCTTATTTTACAAGTCATTATTGATGATTTTATCCGTTACGGTCAGCCCGTCGGCTCTCGAACGTTGTCTAAAAAAGAGAAAATTACGCTTAGCTCAGCGACGATTCGAAATGAGATGGCAGACTTAGAAGAGTTAGGATATATTGAAAAAACGCACATTTCATCTGGAAGGGTGCCATCGGAAAAAGGCTATCGTTACTATGTCGATCATCTATTGTCACCACAGCGGCTGACACAAGAAGACATGAGCAAAATTAAATCGATTTTCGCTGAGCGAATTTACGAATTGGAAAAATTAGTGCAAAAATCCGCGCAAATTTTATCCGACTTAACGAGCTATACGTCAATTGTTCTCGGTCCAGCCGTGAAAGAAAACAAGCTGAAGCAGTTGCAAATTATCCCGCTAACGAAAGAAACAGCGGTGGCGATTATCGTTACGGATACCGGGCATGTCGAAAACCGCGTCATTACGATTCCGGAAGCCGTAAAGGCTGCTGATTTGGAAAAAATGGTAAACATTTTAAACGAGCGACTCGTCGGTGTTCCGCTGATTGACTTAAAGGACAAAATTTATAAAGAAGTAGCGAACGTGTTGCGGCTGCACATTTATAGCTATGACAGCATGCTCAAAACGATCGCGGAGACGCTCGATATTCCGCAAGAAGAGAAAATGTTTTTCGCTGGAAAAACAAACATGCTCAGCCAACCCGAATTTAGCGACATTCAAAAAATTCGCTCGTTAATGACGATGATTGAGCAAGAAAAGGATTTTTACCGTTTGTTGCGCAAACATCGACAAAAAGGGATTCAGGTGACAATCGGACGCGAAAACCAATTGAGGGGAATGGAAAACTGCAGCTTAATTACCGCAACGTATTCTATTGGCGAAGAACCTTTGGGAACGATTGCAGTGCTCGGTCCAACGCGCATGGAATATTCCCGCGTCATTACGATCTTAAACCGCGTCGCTTCTGATTTATCGGCGGTGCTGACAGACTGGTATCAAAACAACTAG
- a CDS encoding YqzM family protein: protein MNEFEKNVQCTRNDAVDSGVGFMVSFGFFATMFIIATLVKYFGS, encoded by the coding sequence ATGAACGAATTTGAGAAAAATGTACAGTGCACACGCAATGATGCGGTCGATTCTGGTGTCGGCTTCATGGTTTCCTTCGGCTTTTTCGCCACGATGTTCATTATTGCGACATTAGTGAAATATTTTGGTTCATGA
- the gpr gene encoding GPR endopeptidase produces the protein MLDLSKYAVRTDLAIEAHEIAIEERLQQKRETPSSMEGVVICDREIDGVKLSYVEVTEEGAKSIGKKPGTYITIEAQGIREQDTELQKKVEQIFAKEFHSFLQKLRIGQKASCLVVGLGNDHVTPDALGPLTVENLLITRHLFQLQPESVEEGFRPVSAIAPGVMGTTGIETSDIIRGVVEKTNPDFVVVIDALAARSLERVNATIQISDTGIHPGSGVGNKRKELSKETLGIPVIAIGVPTVVDAVSITSDTIDFLLKHFGREIKEEKRPSSSLAPSGWSFGRRKKLTEEDMPTKEERSAFLGMIGTLADEEKRALIHEVLAPLGHNLMVTPKEVDMFIEDMANLLAGGLNAALHEQVDQGNIGAYTH, from the coding sequence ATGCTAGATCTCAGCAAATACGCGGTGCGAACGGACTTGGCGATTGAAGCGCACGAAATTGCTATCGAAGAGCGGCTACAACAAAAGCGCGAAACACCATCTTCGATGGAAGGAGTCGTTATTTGCGACCGAGAAATCGACGGGGTGAAATTGTCCTACGTCGAAGTAACGGAAGAAGGGGCAAAATCGATCGGCAAAAAACCAGGGACGTATATTACGATTGAAGCACAAGGGATTCGGGAGCAAGATACAGAACTGCAAAAAAAAGTGGAGCAAATTTTTGCGAAAGAGTTTCATTCTTTTTTGCAGAAATTACGTATTGGTCAGAAAGCAAGTTGCCTTGTTGTCGGACTTGGGAACGATCATGTCACTCCGGACGCCCTCGGACCATTAACGGTCGAGAATTTGTTGATTACAAGGCATTTGTTTCAGCTGCAACCGGAAAGCGTTGAAGAAGGGTTTCGGCCGGTAAGTGCTATTGCCCCAGGTGTCATGGGAACGACTGGTATTGAAACGAGCGACATTATTCGTGGCGTCGTCGAAAAAACGAACCCGGACTTTGTAGTCGTCATAGATGCGCTAGCGGCGCGGTCGTTGGAACGGGTCAATGCAACGATTCAAATTTCGGATACCGGCATCCACCCAGGCTCAGGAGTGGGAAATAAACGAAAAGAATTGAGCAAAGAAACGTTAGGAATTCCCGTCATTGCCATCGGGGTTCCGACGGTGGTAGACGCGGTGTCGATTACGAGCGATACGATTGATTTTTTGTTGAAACATTTCGGGAGAGAAATAAAAGAAGAGAAGCGCCCGTCGAGTTCATTAGCGCCATCTGGTTGGTCGTTTGGAAGAAGAAAAAAATTAACGGAAGAAGACATGCCAACAAAAGAAGAGCGCTCAGCATTTTTAGGGATGATCGGAACGCTTGCCGACGAAGAAAAACGGGCGCTGATTCACGAAGTATTGGCGCCACTTGGTCATAATTTAATGGTGACGCCAAAAGAAGTCGATATGTTTATCGAAGATATGGCGAATTTACTTGCGGGCGGTTTAAATGCCGCATTGCACGAACAAGTAGACCAAGGAAATATCGGAGCGTACACTCATTAG
- the lepA gene encoding translation elongation factor 4 codes for MNREERLKRREKIRNFSIIAHIDHGKSTLADRILERTGAISEREMKDQLLDSMELERERGITIKLNAVQLTYKAKNGEEYIFHLIDTPGHVDFTYEVSRSLAACEGAILVVDAAQGIEAQTLANVYLALDNNLEILPVINKIDLPSAEPERVRQEIEDVIGLDASEAVLASAKAGIGIDEILEQIVEKIPAPTGDPDAPLKALIFDSLYDSYRGVVAYIRVVEGTVKPGQKIKMMSTGKEFEVVEVGVFTPKAKVVDELTVGDVGYLTASIKNVSDTRVGDTITDAKRPAAEPLPGYRRLNPMVFCGMYPIDTAKYNDLREALEKLQLNDAALQFEPETSQALGFGFRCGFLGLLHMEIIQERIEREFNIDLITTAPSVVYKVYLTDGTELQVDNPSNMPDPQKIDRVEEPYVKATVMVPNDYVGAVMELCQGKRGIFVDMQYLDEKRVMLIYEIPLSEIVYDFFDILKSSTKGYASFDYELIGYKPSKLVKMDILLNGEKVDALSFIVHRDSAYERGKIIVEKLKDLIPRQQFEVPVQAAIGNKIVARSTIKALRKNVLAKCYGGDVSRKRKLLEKQKEGKKRMKQVGSVEVPQEAFMAVLKMDDKK; via the coding sequence ATGAATCGTGAAGAAAGACTAAAACGAAGAGAGAAAATCCGCAATTTTTCGATTATCGCGCATATTGACCATGGCAAATCGACATTAGCTGATCGCATTCTTGAGCGCACAGGCGCAATTTCCGAGCGGGAAATGAAAGATCAATTGCTTGATTCAATGGAGCTCGAGCGGGAACGTGGCATTACGATTAAATTAAATGCCGTTCAGCTAACTTATAAAGCGAAGAACGGGGAAGAATATATTTTCCATTTAATCGACACGCCAGGACACGTCGATTTTACGTATGAAGTATCGCGTAGCTTAGCCGCTTGCGAAGGCGCCATTCTCGTTGTGGATGCGGCGCAAGGAATCGAAGCGCAAACGTTAGCAAACGTATATTTAGCGCTCGATAATAACCTAGAAATTTTGCCGGTCATTAATAAAATCGACCTCCCAAGCGCAGAACCGGAGCGCGTCCGCCAAGAAATTGAAGACGTCATCGGGCTTGATGCTTCCGAGGCGGTATTAGCTTCGGCAAAGGCGGGGATCGGTATTGACGAGATTTTAGAGCAGATCGTCGAAAAAATTCCAGCGCCAACCGGTGACCCAGACGCCCCGCTAAAAGCGCTTATTTTCGACTCGCTATACGACTCCTATCGCGGGGTCGTTGCCTACATCCGCGTCGTCGAAGGAACGGTGAAGCCAGGACAAAAAATTAAAATGATGTCGACTGGAAAAGAGTTTGAAGTTGTTGAAGTCGGCGTCTTTACCCCAAAAGCGAAAGTGGTTGATGAACTGACAGTCGGAGACGTTGGCTATTTGACTGCTTCAATTAAAAACGTCAGCGATACGCGCGTTGGGGATACAATTACTGACGCCAAGCGCCCTGCTGCTGAACCGCTACCAGGGTATCGTCGCTTAAATCCGATGGTGTTCTGCGGCATGTATCCGATTGATACAGCCAAATACAACGATTTGCGTGAGGCGTTGGAAAAGCTGCAGCTAAATGACGCAGCGCTACAATTTGAACCAGAAACGTCGCAAGCGCTTGGGTTTGGTTTCCGTTGTGGCTTTTTAGGACTATTACATATGGAAATTATTCAAGAGCGCATCGAACGCGAATTTAACATCGATTTGATTACAACGGCGCCAAGCGTCGTATATAAAGTATATTTAACGGATGGAACAGAGCTGCAAGTCGATAACCCGTCCAATATGCCAGATCCGCAAAAAATTGACCGTGTCGAAGAGCCGTACGTCAAAGCAACGGTGATGGTGCCGAACGATTACGTCGGAGCAGTGATGGAATTATGCCAAGGCAAACGGGGCATTTTTGTCGATATGCAATATTTAGACGAAAAGCGGGTCATGTTAATTTATGAAATTCCGCTCTCTGAAATTGTTTATGATTTCTTTGATATTTTAAAATCAAGCACAAAAGGATACGCCTCCTTTGACTACGAACTTATCGGGTATAAGCCGTCGAAACTTGTGAAAATGGACATTCTTTTAAATGGTGAAAAAGTCGACGCCCTTTCGTTCATCGTTCACCGCGATTCGGCATACGAGCGTGGAAAAATTATTGTAGAAAAATTAAAAGACTTAATTCCACGCCAGCAATTTGAAGTGCCCGTACAAGCAGCGATCGGAAACAAAATCGTTGCTCGTTCTACCATTAAGGCGCTTCGTAAAAACGTCTTAGCAAAATGTTACGGCGGGGACGTATCGCGGAAGCGGAAGCTGTTAGAAAAGCAAAAAGAAGGGAAAAAGCGAATGAAGCAAGTCGGCTCTGTCGAAGTTCCGCAAGAAGCGTTTATGGCCGTATTGAAAATGGATGATAAAAAATAA
- the holA gene encoding DNA polymerase III subunit delta gives MGLDFFKKINGQALVPLYLVYGTETFLVNEAVKRLVNTALTEEERDFHLAVYDCEETPVEVAVEEAETLPFFGEKKVVVVKNPIFLTAEKGKEKVEHDLKKLEEYIASPSPFSIVVFTGAYEKLDERKKITKRLMKEAEVFVALPLNEKELYRWVEECAQEHGATITDRAKERVLALAGTNLTILSNELEKLSLYVGQAGTITEETVEILVSRTLEQNAFVLVEKVVNRKIEEALQVFYDLLENQEEPIKIVSLLASQFRLLYQVKALATKGYGQQQIASILKVHPFRVKLALGQIALFSEQELLSIVHDLAEADYQMKSSAMDKQLIIELLLVKWSKKPA, from the coding sequence ATGGGGTTAGATTTTTTTAAGAAAATCAATGGGCAAGCACTTGTGCCGCTTTATTTAGTATATGGAACGGAAACATTTTTAGTAAACGAAGCGGTCAAACGGCTTGTCAACACAGCATTAACGGAAGAGGAACGCGATTTTCATTTAGCAGTGTATGATTGCGAGGAAACGCCGGTGGAAGTAGCGGTGGAAGAGGCGGAAACGTTGCCGTTTTTTGGGGAGAAAAAAGTAGTTGTCGTGAAAAACCCTATTTTTTTAACGGCGGAAAAAGGAAAAGAGAAGGTGGAGCACGACCTAAAAAAGCTTGAGGAATACATAGCTTCTCCTTCCCCTTTTTCGATTGTTGTTTTTACGGGAGCATATGAAAAATTAGACGAGAGAAAAAAAATAACGAAGCGCTTAATGAAGGAAGCGGAAGTATTCGTCGCGTTGCCGCTGAATGAGAAGGAATTGTACCGCTGGGTCGAGGAGTGTGCTCAGGAACATGGCGCTACCATAACTGACAGGGCAAAAGAAAGAGTGTTGGCATTGGCAGGGACGAATTTAACGATACTTTCGAATGAATTAGAGAAGTTATCGCTATACGTCGGGCAAGCGGGAACGATTACCGAGGAAACAGTGGAAATACTTGTATCGCGCACGTTGGAGCAAAATGCGTTTGTGCTTGTGGAAAAAGTGGTCAATCGTAAAATTGAAGAGGCGTTGCAAGTGTTTTATGATTTATTAGAAAATCAAGAAGAACCAATTAAAATTGTCTCGCTTCTTGCTTCCCAATTCCGCCTCTTGTATCAAGTAAAAGCATTGGCGACGAAAGGGTATGGGCAGCAGCAAATCGCTTCTATTTTGAAAGTGCATCCGTTCCGAGTAAAATTAGCGCTCGGACAAATCGCCTTATTTTCCGAACAAGAACTGTTAAGCATCGTTCACGATTTGGCGGAAGCAGACTATCAAATGAAAAGTAGCGCGATGGACAAACAGCTAATTATCGAGTTGTTACTTGTAAAATGGAGCAAAAAGCCGGCATAG
- a CDS encoding YqxA family protein — translation MKFTIQFFAAVGILFFGVLLGMQQAKEGLLKMKGYHDPSFQSVVAVKKNQEGAVEATVMGNKVTAETVDEKAKKLEQWKMFNLFSELGKQLAEAVHTAAAKLLSLLGKLIK, via the coding sequence ATGAAGTTTACGATACAGTTTTTTGCCGCTGTCGGCATTCTTTTTTTCGGTGTGCTGCTTGGCATGCAACAAGCAAAAGAAGGGCTTTTAAAAATGAAAGGATATCACGACCCATCGTTCCAATCGGTAGTTGCTGTGAAGAAAAATCAAGAAGGGGCGGTTGAGGCGACGGTGATGGGAAACAAAGTGACGGCCGAAACGGTGGACGAGAAAGCGAAAAAGTTAGAACAATGGAAAATGTTTAATTTGTTCTCAGAGCTTGGAAAGCAATTGGCAGAAGCAGTTCATACGGCAGCAGCCAAGCTTCTTTCGCTGCTAGGCAAGCTCATAAAATAA